In one window of Henckelia pumila isolate YLH828 chromosome 1, ASM3356847v2, whole genome shotgun sequence DNA:
- the LOC140890202 gene encoding amino-acid permease BAT1 isoform X1 — translation MGWERGGKNDQPIIPSHVPPKPRDSADSGHARLHELGYKQELKRDLSVLSNFAFSFSIISVLTGVTTLYNTGLNYGGPVSMVYGWLIAGGFTLSVGLSMAEICSSYPTSGGLYYWSAKLAGPGWAPFASWITGWFNIVGQWAVTTSVDYSLAQLIQVIILLSTGGKNGGGYEASKYVVILIHGGILFLHAILNSLPITWLSFFGQLAAAWNVLGVFVLMILIPLVATEKASAKFVFTHFNTDNGEGISSKLYIFVLGLLMSQYTLTGYDASAHMTEETKNADENGPKGIISSIGISILVGWGYILGITFAVTNIPNLLSTENASGGYAIAEIFYQAFKSRYGSGVGGIICLGIVAVAIFFCGMSSITSNSRMAYAFSRDGAMPGSKFWHQVNKQEVPVYAVWLSAVIAFCMALTSLGSIVAFQAMVSIATIGLYIAYALPIFFRVTLARKSFVRGPFHLGRYGNVVGWIAVLWVVTISVLFSLPVAYPITKETLNYTPVAVGGLLILTVSYWIISARHWFKGPVTNISS, via the exons ATGGGGTGGGAGCGAGGAGGAAAGAACGATCAGCCTATTATTCCATCACATGTTCCACCAAAACCCCGTGATTCTGCTGATTCAGGACATGCACGTTTACACGAGCTTGGATACAAACAAGAACTCAAGCGTGACCTCTC AGTGTTGTCAAACTTTGCGTTTTCATTTTCCATAATCTCAGTGCTCACTGGTGTGACAACACTGTATAATACGGGCTTGAATTATGGTGGGCCGGTTTCAATGGTTTATGGATGGCTGATTGCCGGTGGTTTCACCTTGAGTGTTGGTTTATCCATGGCCGAAATTTGTTCTTCTTATCCTACCTCTGGGGGACTCTATTATTGGAGTGCAAAGCTTGCCGGCCCCGGTTGGGCACCCTTTGCCTCATGGATCACTGGATG GTTCAATATTGTTGGACAG TGGGCCGTTACAACGAGTGTAGATTATTCTCTAGCCCAGTTGATTCAGGTAATAATTCTCCTCAGCACAGGTGGAAAGAATGGAGGAGGATACGAGGCTTCTAAGTACGTAGTTATCTTAATCCATGGTGGAATATTATTCTTACATGCTATCTTAAACAGTCTTCCTATCACTTGGTTATCCTTCTTTGGACAACTTGCTGCTGCATGGAACGTGTTAG GTGTTTTTGTTCTTATGATCCTCATTCCCTTGGTTGCAACTGAGAAAGCCAGTGCCAAGTTTGTCTTTACTCACTTCAACACAGATAACGGGGAAGGAATTAGCAGTAAGCTGTACATATTTGTTCTCGGACTTCTCATGAGTCAGTATACGCTAACAGGGTATGATGCATCTGCACATATG ACTGAGGAGACCAAGAATGCTGATGAGAATGGGCCGAAGGGAATTATAAGTTCAATTGGAATATCCATACTCGTTGGTTGGGGCTATATACTCGGAATCACTTTTGCGGTAACCAACATTCCAAATCTTTTGAGCACAGAAAATGCTTCTGGTGGTTATGCCATTGCTGAAATATTTTACCAAGCTTTCAAGAGTAGATATGGAAGTGGTGTTGGTGGAATTATTTGCCTTGGTATAGTAGCCGTTGCCATATTTTTCTGTGGCATGAGTTCAATTACAAGCAACTCCAG GATGGCTTATGCATTCTCAAGAGATGGTGCCATGCCGGGGTCAAAATTTTGGCATCAAGTAAACAAGCAAGAAGTGCCCGTATATGCAGTTTGGCTGTCAGCTGTTATAGCGTTTTGCATGGCATTGACG TCACTTGGAAGCATAGTAGCATTCCAAGCCATGGTATCAATAGCCACAATTGGACTCTACATAGCCTATGCATTGCCAATATTTTTTAGAGTGACTTTGGCTCGAAAATCATTTGTTCGCGGACCTTTCCATTTGGGACGATATGGCAACGTCGTTGGTTGGATTGCAGTCTTGTGGGTGGTAACAATATCTGTTCTCTTCTCCTTGCCGGTCGCCTACCCTATTACCAAAGAGACTCTCAACTATACTCCAGTAGCAGTTGGAGGTCTACTTATTCTTACAGTCTCTTATTGGATTATCAGTGCTAGGCACTGGTTTAAAGGTCCTGTTACAAATATAAGTAGCTGA